TACAATTTTCATTTCGTCATTTTCATACCCGTAACTCCGCTGAACCATGAAGGTAATCAATTTCCCAGCGAGGCAGGCCGTTTGGCCGGTCGCAATAACACCCAAATTCGACAGACAACCAATTTAAACGGCAAATACAATGATTCGTGCTAAGATTGGCACATACTCATGCCACACGGTGCACTAAAAGGCAAGACAGCTATCATGCTTCAATGATTTTCAAGTCTTAATTTTGGATTACATTTTTCCTCACTTATTTTCTCATACTTTTTTATTGGACACTCGACAACTACTCGTTCAATTGAAATTCAACTAGTAAAAAGTACGCAAAGTTTAATTTTCATCTTCGTTTTCTATTCCCAATTTTCAATGTACTTcaattgatttttgatttttccatTTAGCAGATTTCTACTAATTTGCTGCTCTCATTCGCATTTCAGACGTTACAACCGAAGCTACAGCGACACTAACAGCGCAACAGAAGACGCTTGAAAACTGCAGAAGCAtacacaacaacacaacaagaTTAAGTCACATATCTACTACGCCaacgaaattcaaaagaaaaagtaTAAGCTAAATAGCTAACGGCTGAAGTAAAACTACTGAGCCTTGCTCACATCCTTTCTTCATTTTTCACCACATACCTACAAATATATATCACACTTTCATTTCGATCGtgaatcaaattattttcattgaatAATTAGCAAAATGACTGAGGATACAGAATACAAGAAATTACCTGTAGATGAACGTTGTGTGCACAAATTGTGGAAGGCACGCGTGGATGGTTACGAGGAAGCGGCGAAAATTTTTCGTGAAATTGACGATGAGAAGTCACCGGAATGGATGAAATTTTTGGGTCTCATTAAGAAGATGGTCGTCGATTCAAATGTGGTCGCACAGGAGAAAGGTCTTGAAGCGGCGTTAATATTCGTTGAGAATTGCAGTCAAGCTGGTAAAACGGTGGGTGATGTCATGGCCGGCATTGTGCAAAAATGCATTGCCGCACCGAAAGCGAAAACCAAAGATTTGGCTGTGCAAGTGACGCTCATGTATATTGAGATTGAAAAACATGAGGCCGTCATTGAGGAACTCGTCAAGGGCATGGAacataaaaatccaaaaattgttGCCGCTTGTGTTGCGGCCACAACATTGGCGCTGCGCGATTTCGGCAACAAAGTAGTGAGCGTAAAGCCGCTAATTAAGAAACTAGCACCGCTAATGAGCGATCGTGACAAAACTGTCCGCGACGAGGGCAAACAACTGGCCGTCGAAATATATCGGTGAGTGTGGCAAGTCGTACACTTTTAATTTTGGCTTTTTGATTTAACtacgattttaaattttcagctgGATTGGCGCCGCAATGAAACCACAAATCACCACATTGCCGCAGGTCACGCTTAAAGAACTCGAAGATGAATTCGACAAACTCAAGGGAGAAAAGGCTGAACCGTCAAGGTATTATTCACGTTTTGCTATTTTGCTCTTGTAGTTatgtaatttgtatttattttcgtgCAGATATTTGAAGTCACAACAAGAGAAACAACAGCAAAtatctgctgctgctgccgagCAGGAGGAAGCAGGAGAtggtaaatattaatattttagttagAAATTTGGGGCTATTCTCTTATTTATTCGAAATCGATGCCTCTTCCATACATTCATTAGGTTCAAGGGTGCAGAGAAGGGCATGTAGAGTTATTTATcacttatatagtatatgttctCCATTGTTATGGATAATATTCCAGGTGGAGTAAGATTAGTAAACAAAGTAGTGATATTCATATATCTCTCAGGGAACAAATCAAAGATAGATAGGTGACCAACGTGGTCTAGAGATTTTTCgtaaacgaattaaaaaaatacattaaacttTTCTGAGGAAGATTCGTAATCTGGAAGTTCTTTGCCGGATAGAAATTCAGTCAGTCTCCGTTCAGTAGGCCAggccaacttttattttaagaattatgTTGTTATCTTCTCTAATATTAAATTGCCTATAGGGTCAACAGCATCAAGGTATTTTTTGTCAACCATCATGGTAATtaattttatcttaattttatttattttttaatttcttatataaaacaataataaaaaaagtttgtttccaACTGTTTCCATCTCCAAgtctctaatatatgtataaaatataaaagacaatcgagaatgaaaatttacaaatttatttccattttctaGTGTTATTTTGCTTTGGATTACATAGAATTTGGGATTTGAGAAAATGTAATACTTTTGCAGgaatatttgtatattcttttagccaaaaatttgcatttccttgatgttatattttatagaagttaatgaagagaaaaacaaatataatttaatgataATTCATACCATATATTTACATctataaatatttcgaaaataccCCTATAACTTTTCAGGTAATTACTTTTTTGTGTTACATACCAAAAATATAGTAAttgatggaaattttttttctggatcATTAGCCCTCTATTCACACATACACCATTTCCCATAAGAAATTCTTGAGTCTTTATATTCTTCCGCTTTTCGCGCACCCACCCAAATGAGCTCAGCATTAAGAATAATATTAGGCAAAGTGATTTAGGAAATTCGATATTTGCGTTTATCGCAATTATTGAGATCtaacgttgtttttgttttgatattccTATGCGATAAATATGCACCGCTTTTAATGCTTTTGGATTGTTTTAATTGCCACTTTGTCACGCCACATTGGGTATGACGGCGATTTCGTATGCTAAAGAAAATCATATACGTGCTCCAGACACACCCTCTAACCGTCATTTTCACACctttatttattgctttgcGTTTTTGACTAATTTCATAAGACATATTTTGctaaactttgtttttgttgttttttttttttttttgttgtttttttttttttttgttttttttttttagatgaaGATGGTGAGGGTGAAGAATGCATTGATCCAATGGACCTCATCGATCCTGTTGATATACTCTCGAAGATGCCCAAAGATTTCTACGAAAAGTTGGAGGAGAAGAAATGGACTTTACGTAAGGAGTCATTGGAAGCGCTCGAAAAACTTTTGACCGAGAATCCCAAATTGGAGAGTGGCGAGTACGGAGTGTTAGTGAACACACTCAAAAAGGTCATCACCAAGGATAGCAATGTTGTCTTGGTGGCAATGGCCGGCAAGAGCTTAGCGATGTTAGCCAATGGATTGGGCAAACGTTTCGGAACCTATGCTATGGTAAGTCACGTtgtataaaatatgtgtatgaATTCGGAGAATGTTAAATGTTAATTATATTTGAAACATTGCTTAGGCCTGCGTTCCGTCACTTTTGGAAAAGTTCAAAGAGAAGAAAGCCAACGTTGTCGCCGCACTACGTGAGTCCATGGATGCGATCTATCCCTCCACGAATCTGGAAGCGATGCAGGAATGCATTGTAGAATCGTTGGGAAATAAAAATCCCAGCGTTAAATCTGAAACGGCTTTCTTCCTAGCACGTGCCTTTGCACGCACGCAACCAACCGCAATCAACAAGAAACTACTAAAATTGCTTGTTACCACACTGATTAAGACACTAAATGAACCTGATCCTACAGTACGTGACGCCTCAGCCGAAGCACTGGGCACACTTCTTAAGCTGATGGGTGATAAGTCCGTTGGGCCCTTCTTAGTAGAGGTGGATGCGCTGAAGATGGCCAAAATCAAAGAATGTCAGGAGAAAGCTGAGATTAAAGTGAAGGTGGTGGGCGTCAAAAAGGAGCGCCCCGCTACAGCGCCGGCATCGAAAACTTCAGTTGCAGCGGCATCGTCAGCTGGTAATGTGGCTTCCGGGGCATCTTCGCGTAGTGGCTCTACCGAACCGAAACCAGTGTCACGTCCCGCCACCGCAGGCAACAAAAAGCCAGTAGCTAAACGCGCTGCAGGAGGTGGCGGTGCAGGTGGTGGCGCACCTCTTGCCAAATCCGCCAGTAGCGCTAAAGTGCTCACCACTGAGCGTGAAATGTCACTAGAGGAAGTTCAAGCTAAGGCTGAGGAATTGTTACCGGCCGATGTGCTAGCCGGTTTGATTGACTCAAACTGGAAGAACCGTTTGGCAGCGTGCGAGAATGTATTGCAAATTATTGGAGATTTCGACGCTAAGCAATCGGGCGTATCACAGGTACTCGTGCGTACGATTAGCGCACGCAAACCGGGCTTGAAggtaatattgaaattttataatcattatttttacaGTTAGTAATGTCTTCTGTTTGGCTTGCAGGAGATGAACTTCCAAGTGCTAAAGCATAAACTTGACATTATACGCATTGTGGCCGAAACCTATCCTCTAACAACAATCACAATCGATTTGGTTGTTAATGAAGTGACAGAGAAATTGGCTGACATTAAAAATGGCTCCACCGCGGCTGATGTGTTGACCGCCTTTGCTGAAGCTACCAAACTGGAGCATATAGTTGGACGTGTACTAACTTTCGCTTTCGAGCAGAAATCGCCGAAAGTGCAGTCCGAAGCATTGAATTGGGTGAGCAAAGCCATACTGGAGTTTGGTTTTCAAATACAACCCAAACTGCTGCTGGATGACGTACGTAAGGCGGTGCAAAGCACAAATCCTACAGTGCGCAGTGCCGCTATCGGTCTACTCGGCACGATGTCCATGTACATGGGTAGCACGCTAATGATGTTCTTCGAAAGTGAGAAACCTGCATTGAAGTCACAAATACAAACCGAGATGGACAAAAATGCTGGTGAAAAGCCACCGAAACCGGTGCGGGGCGTTAAGAAGGCGGCTGCCAGCGCCAGCAGTGCCGCTGGCTCCGGTTATGCGGACGATGACGCAGGCGAAGAAGATGAGCCCCAAGAGCAAATGAATTTGGCTGATATGTTACCACGCATCGACATTGCACCACAAATCACGGAGACACTGCTGAAAGAGATGTCCGACAAGGACTGGAAGACACGCAATGAGGGTCTCAATAAACTACAAACTATtataagcgaagccaggttgaTTAAACCAACAATTGGTGATTTAGCGCCAGCACTGGCGTTACGCCTTGTCGACTCGAATGCAAAAATCGCACAAACCGCCATGTCCATCTGTGAACAGCTCGCTAATGCCATGGGTCCGAGTTGTAAGAGTCATGTGCGCACACTTTTCCCCGGTTTCTTACATGCACTCGGCGATAATAAGGCCGCCGTACGCGCTGCCGCTTTGAATTGCATCAACAGTTTTGGCGAAAAAGGTGGCTACAAAGAATTCTTCGAAAGTGAAATGATTGCCGATGCGCTGAAAACCGGCTCACCGGCTCTTAAATCCGAACTGTGGGGTTGGTTAGCCGAGCGTTTGCCACAAATGCCTCCCAAATCCATACCGAAAGAGGAGTTAACCTCGATGGTACCGCATTTGTATGCGCACATCTGTGATCGCAATGTGGATGTGCGCAAGAATGCCAATGAGGCGGTGTTGGGCATAATGATACATTTAGGTTTCGAGAATATGGTAAAAGCGTTGGATAAACAGAAACCGGCATCTAAAAAGGATATACAAGCAGCATTAGACAAAGCACGTCCAAATTTGCCGGTGAAACCGTTACCTAAGGGCAAACAGCAGGCACCGATTGAAGAGCCAGCAAAGAAGACAGTACGCGGCGGTGGCGCGCAGAAAAATGCTGCTACCAAGGGTGGCGCAGCAGGTGCGGGGGATAAGGCTGGCGGTTCGTCGCGTAAGAAAGACGAAGACGTCGACACGTCACCACTATTGGCGGTGAATAATTCTAAAAATCAACGTTTGATTGACGAGCAGAAAATGCGGGTATTGAAGTGGACATTCACAACGCCACGAGAGGAATTTATTGAGCTGCTGCGCGAGCAAATGACTACGGCCAATGTTAACAAAGGACTAATGGCCAACATGTTTCACGACGACTTTAGGTGAGTATCCAAGCGATAGAAGACGATAAATGTTAAAGATAACGAAAATAAGATATTAaaaactatatgtacatataattttaaaaaataatattgaggttatgtttatatacaagtatct
The sequence above is drawn from the Bactrocera tryoni isolate S06 chromosome 1, CSIRO_BtryS06_freeze2, whole genome shotgun sequence genome and encodes:
- the LOC120766850 gene encoding protein mini spindles isoform X4, with amino-acid sequence MTEDTEYKKLPVDERCVHKLWKARVDGYEEAAKIFREIDDEKSPEWMKFLGLIKKMVVDSNVVAQEKGLEAALIFVENCSQAGKTVGDVMAGIVQKCIAAPKAKTKDLAVQVTLMYIEIEKHEAVIEELVKGMEHKNPKIVAACVAATTLALRDFGNKVVSVKPLIKKLAPLMSDRDKTVRDEGKQLAVEIYRWIGAAMKPQITTLPQVTLKELEDEFDKLKGEKAEPSRYLKSQQEKQQQISAAAAEQEEAGDDEDGEGEECIDPMDLIDPVDILSKMPKDFYEKLEEKKWTLRKESLEALEKLLTENPKLESGEYGVLVNTLKKVITKDSNVVLVAMAGKSLAMLANGLGKRFGTYAMACVPSLLEKFKEKKANVVAALRESMDAIYPSTNLEAMQECIVESLGNKNPSVKSETAFFLARAFARTQPTAINKKLLKLLVTTLIKTLNEPDPTVRDASAEALGTLLKLMGDKSVGPFLVEVDALKMAKIKECQEKAEIKVKVVGVKKERPATAPASKTSVAAASSAGNVASGASSRSGSTEPKPVSRPATAGNKKPVAKRAAGGGGAGGGAPLAKSASSAKVLTTEREMSLEEVQAKAEELLPADVLAGLIDSNWKNRLAACENVLQIIGDFDAKQSGVSQVLVRTISARKPGLKEMNFQVLKHKLDIIRIVAETYPLTTITIDLVVNEVTEKLADIKNGSTAADVLTAFAEATKLEHIVGRVLTFAFEQKSPKVQSEALNWVSKAILEFGFQIQPKLLLDDVRKAVQSTNPTVRSAAIGLLGTMSMYMGSTLMMFFESEKPALKSQIQTEMDKNAGEKPPKPVRGVKKAAASASSAAGSGYADDDAGEEDEPQEQMNLADMLPRIDIAPQITETLLKEMSDKDWKTRNEGLNKLQTIISEARLIKPTIGDLAPALALRLVDSNAKIAQTAMSICEQLANAMGPSCKSHVRTLFPGFLHALGDNKAAVRAAALNCINSFGEKGGYKEFFESEMIADALKTGSPALKSELWGWLAERLPQMPPKSIPKEELTSMVPHLYAHICDRNVDVRKNANEAVLGIMIHLGFENMVKALDKQKPASKKDIQAALDKARPNLPVKPLPKGKQQAPIEEPAKKTVRGGGAQKNAATKGGAAGAGDKAGGSSRKKDEDVDTSPLLAVNNSKNQRLIDEQKMRVLKWTFTTPREEFIELLREQMTTANVNKGLMANMFHDDFRYHLKVIEALNEDLPNNSKALVCNLDLILKWLSLRFYDTNPSVLLKGLEYLNQVFQTLVDMEYILAENEGSAFIPHLLLKLGDPKDAVRVGVRSLLRQILLVYPYTKVFAYVMDGLKSKNARQRTECLDELGYLIENYGLTVCQPSQQVALKEIARHISDRDNSVRNAALNSVVQAYFLAGEKVYKLIGQLNEKDLSMLDERIKRAKKTRKPTTVAADTTTAVGAGGAGGVGGGAKSSAHVVQQDSIEIEEPTTNGDYDELPPPDEQPMPAARTFDQPPSTQYLYQQPKTSGPFGLDPDVIAEIEKGWVRVDQMQLVVLPPVDVSLLHEPIKVIPTRDNVKYPEEKFQQLISRSHYMQQGVLSTPPPASAIAASGGCASPYMSPQQHIHHQQQLNETGYGGGGLGCGSSGSMHPSANLVDVLPKHDPQLIKMIKSISSVDTLKARAAISELAEIIDSPEKQAVLRDYEEIFIQNVLAQFKNLSQVPITESLVVYQPLLSILYSFFHSKTLGKTLSVACIKNLMSALLNLMADQKLNTGDDGQYNKVINGICLKVLDKANFTNLNCALIRLLRETCPVAGLPKFTDLLMKCIWRNVKMLPERTNELNYDAVILEVHEFMLALPSSWWQTRPSDTPLRTVKTIIHNMAKVKGNAILNHLNQIPTHSELHTYLIKILKNLAKEGHIPSASPQRSASAKDMHGKRISNQTHETMSQIFKLISDKETKQQGLLKLYEFKVQNSEIDLTTFLKGASPSFQKYIEDGLADIERAVAQSGGAGDGLQRAQNGDNRVASSRYSYLTDANFQYQTTTASGLGNSSGGSAAGARTADPDFWMDRLNHLISKANLGRNADGMSGTHTMLMDNKEADENLNLNSMNAQQKMSSLIRRDVSKPELSQNRLQHLQAKLAAFKKENHA
- the LOC120766850 gene encoding protein mini spindles isoform X1; translated protein: MTEDTEYKKLPVDERCVHKLWKARVDGYEEAAKIFREIDDEKSPEWMKFLGLIKKMVVDSNVVAQEKGLEAALIFVENCSQAGKTVGDVMAGIVQKCIAAPKAKTKDLAVQVTLMYIEIEKHEAVIEELVKGMEHKNPKIVAACVAATTLALRDFGNKVVSVKPLIKKLAPLMSDRDKTVRDEGKQLAVEIYRWIGAAMKPQITTLPQVTLKELEDEFDKLKGEKAEPSRYLKSQQEKQQQISAAAAEQEEAGDDEDGEGEECIDPMDLIDPVDILSKMPKDFYEKLEEKKWTLRKESLEALEKLLTENPKLESGEYGVLVNTLKKVITKDSNVVLVAMAGKSLAMLANGLGKRFGTYAMACVPSLLEKFKEKKANVVAALRESMDAIYPSTNLEAMQECIVESLGNKNPSVKSETAFFLARAFARTQPTAINKKLLKLLVTTLIKTLNEPDPTVRDASAEALGTLLKLMGDKSVGPFLVEVDALKMAKIKECQEKAEIKVKVVGVKKERPATAPASKTSVAAASSAGNVASGASSRSGSTEPKPVSRPATAGNKKPVAKRAAGGGGAGGGAPLAKSASSAKVLTTEREMSLEEVQAKAEELLPADVLAGLIDSNWKNRLAACENVLQIIGDFDAKQSGVSQVLVRTISARKPGLKEMNFQVLKHKLDIIRIVAETYPLTTITIDLVVNEVTEKLADIKNGSTAADVLTAFAEATKLEHIVGRVLTFAFEQKSPKVQSEALNWVSKAILEFGFQIQPKLLLDDVRKAVQSTNPTVRSAAIGLLGTMSMYMGSTLMMFFESEKPALKSQIQTEMDKNAGEKPPKPVRGVKKAAASASSAAGSGYADDDAGEEDEPQEQMNLADMLPRIDIAPQITETLLKEMSDKDWKTRNEGLNKLQTIISEARLIKPTIGDLAPALALRLVDSNAKIAQTAMSICEQLANAMGPSCKSHVRTLFPGFLHALGDNKAAVRAAALNCINSFGEKGGYKEFFESEMIADALKTGSPALKSELWGWLAERLPQMPPKSIPKEELTSMVPHLYAHICDRNVDVRKNANEAVLGIMIHLGFENMVKALDKQKPASKKDIQAALDKARPNLPVKPLPKGKQQAPIEEPAKKTVRGGGAQKNAATKGGAAGAGDKAGGSSRKKDEDVDTSPLLAVNNSKNQRLIDEQKMRVLKWTFTTPREEFIELLREQMTTANVNKGLMANMFHDDFRYHLKVIEALNEDLPNNSKALVCNLDLILKWLSLRFYDTNPSVLLKGLEYLNQVFQTLVDMEYILAENEGSAFIPHLLLKLGDPKDAVRVGVRSLLRQILLVYPYTKVFAYVMDGLKSKNARQRTECLDELGYLIENYGLTVCQPSQQVALKEIARHISDRDNSVRNAALNSVVQAYFLAGEKVYKLIGQLNEKDLSMLDERIKRAKKTRKPTTVAADTTTAVGAGGAGGVGGGAKSSAHVVQQDSIEIEEPTTNGDYDELPPPDEQPMPAASVQLQTNAYEANASTDEKDKRASSLIRQATFDQPPSTQYLYQQPKTSGPFGLDPDVIAEIEKGWVRVDQMQLVVLPPVDVSLLHEPIKVIPTRDNVKYPEEKFQQLISRSHYMQQGVLSTPPPASAIAASGGCASPYMSPQQHIHHQQQLNETGYGGGGLGCGSSGSMHPSANLVDVLPKHDPQLIKMIKSISSVDTLKARAAISELAEIIDSPEKQAVLRDYEEIFIQNVLAQFKNLSQVPITESLVVYQPLLSILYSFFHSKTLGKTLSVACIKNLMSALLNLMADQKLNTGDDGQYNKVINGICLKVLDKANFTNLNCALIRLLRETCPVAGLPKFTDLLMKCIWRNVKMLPERTNELNYDAVILEVHEFMLALPSSWWQTRPSDTPLRTVKTIIHNMAKVKGNAILNHLNQIPTHSELHTYLIKILKNLAKEGHIPSASPQRSASAKDMHGKRISNQTHETMSQIFKLISDKETKQQGLLKLYEFKVQNSEIDLTTFLKGASPSFQKYIEDGLADIERAVAQSGGAGDGLQRAQNGDNRVASSRYSYLTDANFQYQTTTASGLGNSSGGSAAGARTADPDFWMDRLNHLISKANLGRNADGMSGTHTMLMDNKEADENLNLNSMNAQQKMSSLIRRDVSKPELSQNRLQHLQAKLAAFKKENHA
- the LOC120766850 gene encoding protein mini spindles isoform X3, producing the protein MTEDTEYKKLPVDERCVHKLWKARVDGYEEAAKIFREIDDEKSPEWMKFLGLIKKMVVDSNVVAQEKGLEAALIFVENCSQAGKTVGDVMAGIVQKCIAAPKAKTKDLAVQVTLMYIEIEKHEAVIEELVKGMEHKNPKIVAACVAATTLALRDFGNKVVSVKPLIKKLAPLMSDRDKTVRDEGKQLAVEIYRWIGAAMKPQITTLPQVTLKELEDEFDKLKGEKAEPSRYLKSQQEKQQQISAAAAEQEEAGDDEDGEGEECIDPMDLIDPVDILSKMPKDFYEKLEEKKWTLRKESLEALEKLLTENPKLESGEYGVLVNTLKKVITKDSNVVLVAMAGKSLAMLANGLGKRFGTYAMACVPSLLEKFKEKKANVVAALRESMDAIYPSTNLEAMQECIVESLGNKNPSVKSETAFFLARAFARTQPTAINKKLLKLLVTTLIKTLNEPDPTVRDASAEALGTLLKLMGDKSVGPFLVEVDALKMAKIKECQEKAEIKVKVVGVKKERPATAPASKTSVAAASSAGNVASGASSRSGSTEPKPVSRPATAGNKKPVAKRAAGGGGAGGGAPLAKSASSAKVLTTEREMSLEEVQAKAEELLPADVLAGLIDSNWKNRLAACENVLQIIGDFDAKQSGVSQVLVRTISARKPGLKEMNFQVLKHKLDIIRIVAETYPLTTITIDLVVNEVTEKLADIKNGSTAADVLTAFAEATKLEHIVGRVLTFAFEQKSPKVQSEALNWVSKAILEFGFQIQPKLLLDDVRKAVQSTNPTVRSAAIGLLGTMSMYMGSTLMMFFESEKPALKSQIQTEMDKNAGEKPPKPVRGVKKAAASASSAAGSGYADDDAGEEDEPQEQMNLADMLPRIDIAPQITETLLKEMSDKDWKTRNEGLNKLQTIISEARLIKPTIGDLAPALALRLVDSNAKIAQTAMSICEQLANAMGPSCKSHVRTLFPGFLHALGDNKAAVRAAALNCINSFGEKGGYKEFFESEMIADALKTGSPALKSELWGWLAERLPQMPPKSIPKEELTSMVPHLYAHICDRNVDVRKNANEAVLGIMIHLGFENMVKALDKQKPASKKDIQAALDKARPNLPVKPLPKGKQQAPIEEPAKKTVRGGGAQKNAATKGGAAGAGDKAGGSSRKKDEDVDTSPLLAVNNSKNQRLIDEQKMRVLKWTFTTPREEFIELLREQMTTANVNKGLMANMFHDDFRYHLKVIEALNEDLPNNSKALVCNLDLILKWLSLRFYDTNPSVLLKGLEYLNQVFQTLVDMEYILAENEGSAFIPHLLLKLGDPKDAVRVGVRSLLRQILLVYPYTKVFAYVMDGLKSKNARQRTECLDELGYLIENYGLTVCQPSQQVALKEIARHISDRDNSVRNAALNSVVQAYFLAGEKVYKLIGQLNEKDLSMLDERIKRAKKTRKPTTVAADTTTAVGAGGAGGVGGGAKSSAHVVQQDSIEIEEPTTNGDYDELPPPDEQPMPAASVQLQTNAYEANASTDEKDKRASSLIRQATFDQPPSTQYLYQQPKTSGPFGLDPDVIAEIEKGWVRVDQMQLVVLPPVDVSLLHEPIKVIPTRDNVKYPEEKFQQLISRSHYMQQGVLSTPPPASAIAASGGCASPYMSPQQHIHHQQQLNETGYGGGGLGCGSSGSMHPSANLVDVLPKHDPQLIKMIKSISSVDTLKARAAISELAEIIDSPEKQAVLRDYEEIFIQNVLAQFKNLSQVPITESLVVYQPLLSILYSFFHSKTLGKTLSVACIKNLMSALLNLMADQKLNTGDDGQYNKVINGICLKVLDKANFTNLNCALIRLLRETCPVAGLPKFTDLLMKCIWRNVKMLPERTNELNYDAVILEVHEFMLALPSSWWQTRPSDTPLRTVKTIIHNMAKVKGNAILNHLNQIPTHSELHTYLIKILKNLAKEGHIPSASPQRSASAKDMHGKRISNQTHETMSQIFKLISDKETKQQGLLKLYEFKVQNSEIDLTTFLKGASPSFQKYIEDGLADIERAVAQSGGAGDGLQRAQNGDNRVDANFQYQTTTASGLGNSSGGSAAGARTADPDFWMDRLNHLISKANLGRNADGMSGTHTMLMDNKEADENLNLNSMNAQQKMSSLIRRDVSKPELSQNRLQHLQAKLAAFKKENHA
- the LOC120766850 gene encoding protein mini spindles isoform X2 — protein: MTEDTEYKKLPVDERCVHKLWKARVDGYEEAAKIFREIDDEKSPEWMKFLGLIKKMVVDSNVVAQEKGLEAALIFVENCSQAGKTVGDVMAGIVQKCIAAPKAKTKDLAVQVTLMYIEIEKHEAVIEELVKGMEHKNPKIVAACVAATTLALRDFGNKVVSVKPLIKKLAPLMSDRDKTVRDEGKQLAVEIYRWIGAAMKPQITTLPQVTLKELEDEFDKLKGEKAEPSRYLKSQQEKQQQISAAAAEQEEAGDDEDGEGEECIDPMDLIDPVDILSKMPKDFYEKLEEKKWTLRKESLEALEKLLTENPKLESGEYGVLVNTLKKVITKDSNVVLVAMAGKSLAMLANGLGKRFGTYAMACVPSLLEKFKEKKANVVAALRESMDAIYPSTNLEAMQECIVESLGNKNPSVKSETAFFLARAFARTQPTAINKKLLKLLVTTLIKTLNEPDPTVRDASAEALGTLLKLMGDKSVGPFLVEVDALKMAKIKECQEKAEIKVKVVGVKKERPATAPASKTSVAAASSAGNVASGASSRSGSTEPKPVSRPATAGNKKPVAKRAAGGGGAGGGAPLAKSASSAKVLTTEREMSLEEVQAKAEELLPADVLAGLIDSNWKNRLAACENVLQIIGDFDAKQSGVSQVLVRTISARKPGLKEMNFQVLKHKLDIIRIVAETYPLTTITIDLVVNEVTEKLADIKNGSTAADVLTAFAEATKLEHIVGRVLTFAFEQKSPKVQSEALNWVSKAILEFGFQIQPKLLLDDVRKAVQSTNPTVRSAAIGLLGTMSMYMGSTLMMFFESEKPALKSQIQTEMDKNAGEKPPKPVRGVKKAAASASSAAGSGYADDDAGEEDEPQEQMNLADMLPRIDIAPQITETLLKEMSDKDWKTRNEGLNKLQTIISEARLIKPTIGDLAPALALRLVDSNAKIAQTAMSICEQLANAMGPSCKSHVRTLFPGFLHALGDNKAAVRAAALNCINSFGEKGGYKEFFESEMIADALKTGSPALKSELWGWLAERLPQMPPKSIPKEELTSMVPHLYAHICDRNVDVRKNANEAVLGIMIHLGFENMVKALDKQKPASKKDIQAALDKARPNLPVKPLPKGKQQAPIEEPAKKTVRGGGAQKNAATKGGAAGAGDKAGGSSRKKDEDVDTSPLLAVNNSKNQRLIDEQKMRVLKWTFTTPREEFIELLREQMTTANVNKGLMANMFHDDFRYHLKVIEALNEDLPNNSKALVCNLDLILKWLSLRFYDTNPSVLLKGLEYLNQVFQTLVDMEYILAENEGSAFIPHLLLKLGDPKDAVRVGVRSLLRQILLVYPYTKVFAYVMDGLKSKNARQRTECLDELGYLIENYGLTVCQPSQQVALKEIARHISDRDNSVRNAALNSVVQAYFLAGEKVYKLIGQLNEKDLSMLDERIKRAKKTRKPTTVAADTTTAVGAGGAGGVGGGAKSSAHVVQQDSIEIEEPTTNGDYDELPPPDEQPMPAASVQLQTNAYEANASTDEKDKRASSLIRQATFDQPPSTQYLYQQPKTSGPFGLDPDVIAEIEKGWVRVDQMQLVVLPPVDVSLLHEPIKVIPTRDNVKYPEEKFQQLISRSHYMQQGVLSTPPPASAIAASGGCASPYMSPQQHIHHQQQLNETGYGGGGLGCGSSGSMHPSANLVDVLPKHDPQLIKMIKSISSVDTLKARAAISELAEIIDSPEKQAVLRDYEEIFIQNVLAQFKNLSQVPITESLVVYQPLLSILYSFFHSKTLGKTLSVACIKNLMSALLNLMADQKLNTGDDGQYNKVINGICLKVLDKANFTNLNCALIRLLRETCPVAGLPKFTDLLMKCIWRNVKMLPERTNELNYDAVILEVHEFMLALPSSWWQTRPSDTPLRTVKTIIHNMAKVKGNAILNHLNQIPTHSELHTYLIKILKNLAKEGHIPSASPQRSASAKDMHGKRISNQTHETMSQIFKLISDKETKQQGLLKLYEFKVQNSEIDLTTFLKGASPSFQKYIEDGLADIERAVAQSGGAGDGLQRAQNGDNRVASSRYSYLTDANFQYQTTTASGLGNSSGGSAAGARTADPDFWMDRLNHLISKANLGRNADGMSGTHTMLMDNKEADENLNLNSMNAQQKMSSLIRRDKPELSQNRLQHLQAKLAAFKKENHA